The DNA sequence TTCTGGGTATACCCCGAGAGAACGATTTCTGTGACCATGGGAACCGCCCTGAAGACTTCTCCCAGAAGCAGGAAGGCCACGCCGTGGACGTGTCGGGCATAGTCCTTCCGGACCTGGGTTTCGCTTTTCGGCGACTCCGTGAGGCCTGAGCGTTTCGAGAACCCGTAGACCACAGGGGGCATGTCCTCGATCTCGGGAAGGTCCACGTCGAGAAAGGCTATGGTGCCGTCCACCTGGTAGGAGACGTGGGTTTCCCGGGGCCACTCGATGGAGGATATCACCGCTTCGAGGGCGGCTTCGGGCTTCTCTCCGGCGAGCTTCAGCGCTTCTTCGAAGCGGACGGCCCGTTTGTCTTCCTCCCGCTCAAAGGCTTTTTTCCGTTCCTCCCATTCGGCGAGGAGCAGACCGTGGTTTTTCTTCCTCGCGTAGTAGATGTAGCCTTCCCAGAGAGCCCAGGGGATGAAGGAGAGGCCCCATGTGAAGTAGGTGAGGGCGAGTGCCGCCGCCAGCACCGCTCCCCGCAGCCAGAGAGGGAAAGGGGACGGAGGCAGTTCCGGTGCCGGTTCGCCGTATTCCGAAGGGGTGTAGGCAAGGGGCGCCGTGGGCGGAAGGGTCCGGAGATGGATGTCGATGATCTCCTGGACGGCGCTGTTCAGCTCGTCCGCGGCGTTCCTGCCCTCCGGAGCCCCGCCCGCGCCGGAAGAAGGAGCTCCCGCGGCGGAGCCGGACTTCTTTGCCCCGCCGGGCCAGGGAATGGGAAGCTTCTTGCGGTAGAAGATGCCCGATCCGGGAATGCCCACATTCGCGTGGACGCCCCCCCTGCCGATTCCCAGGGTGGCTCCCCTCGGGCCCACCGTGGCGCTGACGCCGCTCTTGCTCAGGTTGATCCTGACTCCGGGGGCGATGGTGATGGTTTTTCGAAAGCGGATGCCCATGGTGCCCTTCTCATCCTCCTTTCGTTGAAGGAAAGGGGTTTCCGTTCCTGATAAGCGGGGTGAAAGAGCCGCCCCTTTGCAAGCCTAGGCTTCCTCTTCCTCCGGGTCGAAGAGCAGGTAGTCCCAGCGTTCTTCTGTGATTTCTCTCCCCCAGATTTCATGCTTCACTTCCTCCGTGGGGGAGAAGCCGTACAGTTCGTAGAGGTGACGGGCTTCCCTGAGTTCCGAAAAGGTCCAGAGGTAGATGCGTCGGTAGAGGTTCAGCCTGCAGAACTCCATGACTTCGTCCATGAGGCGTCTGCCGAGTCCCATGCCCCGGAATTCCGGATGGACCAGGAGCCACCGGAGCTTGGCCGTCCCGTCGTCCTCGTGGTCGATGGCGATGGATCCGACCACGGTGCCGTTGTGATCGGCAACCCAGGCTCCGCCCTTTCCGGCCTCCCTGTTTTTGAGGAAGCGGGCCATACCCTCGAAGAGATAGTACTCGAAGGTACTGTCGAGGCCGTACTCCTTCATGTAGAAGTCCATGTGCTGGGAGGCCATTATCCCCAGATCTCCGGGCTTCGCCGGCCTGATGATCACTTCCCTGGGCTCGCTGGTCAGAATGTTCCGGATGTTCTCCATGGACCGGAGGAGGGTGTCCACATCCACTTTCGGCAATGGGGCCAGAAGGTCTGAAGTCTTTTGTTCCGCCGCTTTTTCGAGGGCTTTGAGGACGTGTTCGCCACGGGGGGTGAGTCGGAGGATGTAGGCCCTGCCGTCCAGGGGGGACCGTTCTTTTTCGAGGAGTTCGTCATGCTCGAACCGCCGGATTATCCTGCTGAGGTAGCCCGGGTCCAGTCCAAGCTGGACGTTGATCTCGCTTGCGGTGGGGGAGTTGTTGTGCTTGATCTCATAGAGAACCCGTGCCTCGGCGAGGGAGAAGGGACTGTTGAGCACCGACTGGTTGACTGCTCCTATGATCCCGGTATAAAATCTGTTGAAACTCCGTATTTGTTTCGTAAACTGTTCGGGAATGTCCTTCACTTGTTTTACCCTCCTTTCAGATACTCTCATCTCTTATAGTATTCCAGTTTATTGCTGATGTCAAGCAAAATATACAATTCGTTCTGTTAATTGATGCTTTTCCTGCGGGGTTTCCTAGCGTGCCGTTCCCGCCTTCGCCATGTCCTTGAGGGCCTGGAGCTCCCGGGGGGACATGGCGCCGGCAAGATAGGCGGAATAGGCCGTCTTGTTTGAGAGCAGGGGTTCGTCCCTGAGTGCGGGGAGCGTCGCGGCAGCCTCTTCAAAGGACGGGGTTCCCGGAACGGGGGAAAACTCCGCAATTCTCGGATTGCCGCCGTGTTCCAGGACGAAGCGGATGGAACGCTCCACCGATTCAACCGACTGGCCCGGCACTCCGGCGAGGATGTAGGTCTCCATCTGCCGGTCCGAAAAGCCGGCTTTCCTGAGGGAAGCCAGGGCGGACAGGTATTCTTCGTCTGATGTCTTGTCCGATCCTCTGTGCTGCATGCCCGGGTCAGAGCTTTCAAAACTGAGCCGCAGGGTCTGGAATCCGCTTTTCTTGAGCACCGAAGCGCATTCGCCGTCGATCTCCCGGACGTGGAGGCCGTTGGGGGTGTGGAGTCCGAGGCCGGGGTACCGTTCGTTCAACGTTTCGAGAAGGGGGTACAGATGCCGTTCCTTTCCTGTCAGGAGGGCGTCGTCGTAGAAGGCAAGATCTCTGACTTCACCGCTCGAGAGCTGCCGTGCCGCGTCTTCCAGCACGAGAGCGGGATCCCTTCTCCTGCAGGACGGCTCGAGGAGGCGGGAGGCGCAGTATTCGCACCGGAAGGGGCAGCCGAAGGTCGTGGCCAGGACGCCGTACCGCAGTCCCAGGTACAGGTCGGTGGCCGGCAGGGAAAAATCGAGGTCCAGAGGTTCCGTCTGGATCATGTCGGCTCCCGAGAGTTTTGCGTGGTCCGGGCAGAGCCGGGCATACACCCCGCCGAGGATCACCGGGATGCCGGGGAACACCTCCCGGAGGGTCTGGATGCAGCTGAAGACTCCGCCGTACCAGTAGGTCATCATGGAGGTCACGAGAATGTAGTCGGGGGCAGGGCAGCTTTCAAGGAGGACGCGGAAATCTTCTTCGCCGAGACCGAAACGGTGATATCTCCTCGGTATTCCGGCGAGGCAGGCCGGCTTGGGTATCTCCGTCTTCCTGACGGCGTTTCTTCCGAAGGAGAGATCTCCCGTCCGTCCCTCAAAGATGCAGTCCGCCAGGAAGACCGTGTTTCCCTGGCGGCGGAGGAGGTCCAGCAGGAAGAGGAGCCCCAGGGGCTTGGCCCACAGGTCGAAAAAGGTGAAATCATGGACTGGGGGGTTGACCCCCAGGACCACGGCTCCCGTCATTTTGCGAAAGAAGGACGACAGATCGGACACGGCGGCATCTCCTTCCCGAAATCCCCTCCCGAGGCGGAAGGGGAGAGATCATGCCGTGGAGTATAATAGCAAAAACGTGCCGGTACGGAGCGGCGACGGGCAGGAATAGATCCCGTCCATTTTTTTACCGGAGCGGAAATCTGTCCACCGGGAGAATTCTGATGAAGTCTGTAACCGAAGAAACACGGTCGATCCTTCTTGAGTTTCAGCGGACGGAGATCACGGAGCATGCCATTTACTCGGCACTGGCGGGGCGGCTGAAGGGCCCCAACAGGGACCTGTTCCGGAGAATCGCCGAAGATGAAAAGCGGCACGCTTCCGTCTGGGAGCGGTACACCGGTGTTTCCCTTTCTCCGGACAGGTGGAAGGTGGTCCTTTTCGTCCTGCTTGCCATGGTGATGGGCATCACCTTCGCCATCAAGCTCATGGAAAAGGGTGAGGAACGGGCGGAGAAGAACTACGGCGCGGTGAAGGAGGCCATTCCCGAAGCCGCCGAAATTCTCAGGGAGGAGACGGAGCACGAGGCAGCCCTTGCCGACCTCATCGACGAAGAGCGCCTCCGGTACATGAGCTCCATGATCCTCGGGCTGAACGACGCCCTGGTGGAGCTGACGGGAGCTCTGGCGGGCTTCACCTTCGCCCTGGGCAGCGGCAAGGTGGTGGCCATGGCGGGAAGCATCACCGGCATCGCTGCTGCCCTTTCCATGTCGGCGTCCGAGTACCTCTCCCAGAAGTCCGAGGAGGGAGACCGGAAGCCCCTCAAGGCGGCGGTGTACACGGGCATTGCCTACCTGGGCACCGTGGTGGTGCTGGTCTTCCCCTATATGGTTTTTGACAGTCCCTTTGCGGCCCTGGCGCTGACCCTGCTGAACGGCGTTGGCATCATTCTGTTCTTCACCTTTTTCATGTCGGTGGTCCGGGATGCGCCCTTCCGGAAGAGCTTTCTCGAGATGCTTTCCATCAGCCTCGGCGTGGCGGGCATCTCCTTCCTCATCGGATACCTCGCCAGGCTTTTTCTCGGCGTGGAGCTCTGACGATATCGGTCCGGTCAGGGACAGACCTTGAGTGAACCGAAGGAGACATCATGCAGACCTTTCTTCCCTACCCCGATTTTTTCCGGTCCGCAGAGGTGCTGGATGTCCGGAGGCTCGGAAAGCAGAGGGTGGAGGCCTTCCAGCTTCTGAACGCTCTGTCGCCGGAGTACGCTCTCCGGGGGTGGCGGAATCACCCGGCCCGGATCATGTGGAGCGCCCATCCGTCGGCCCTTGCCTTCTACGGGGTGGTGGTGTGCCGACGATGGACCGGGCTGGGCTACCGGGACACCTGCAGGGACAAGATCCTGGGCGCACTGAATATCATGGGCGGCGACGGCGACGAGGAACGGCTCGAAGGGCGGTACCGGGACGCCCTCGCCGGGAAGGGACGGGAGTTTCTGCCTCCCTGGTTCGGCGACGAAACCTTCCACCGGTCCCACCGCTCGAACCTCCTGCGAAAGGATCCCGAGTGGTACGGCCGGTTCGGTTGGAGCGAAGGACCAGATCTTCCCTACGCCTGGCCTGTCCCGGCGGCTGAAGAAATGAAAAGGAGCTGACAGAAAGTGAAACCCTTTACCGACCCGGCCTATGCCGGCATTGCCACGTTCCTGAGAGCCCCCGCAAGTGCCCCGGACGACCTTCGGGAGGGGGATATCGCCATTGCGGGCATTCCCTTCGACACCACCTGCGGCTCCCGGCAGGGGGCCCGTTTCGGGCCGAGGGGCATCCGCGAGGGAAGCCTGCATTTCGTCTACCAGATGGACGCCCTGAACAAGGGGGACAAGACCATGATCAACGCCGTCACGGGAGAGACGGTCCGGTTTCCCTTCCGGGACGCGGTCCGTGACCTTGGGGACTTCACCGTGTATCCCGCCGACGTGGAGCGCACCTCCGCTTCCGTGAGGGACGGGGTGGAGGAGATAGTCCTGAAGGGTGCCTTTCCCGTGCTGCTCGGCGGCGACCATTACGTCACCTTTCCGGCCGTGGAGGGGTTCGAGCGGGCGTGGAAGAAGAAAAAAGCCGCTCCGAAACTGGGCTATATTCACATCGACTCCCACCTCGACCTGTCCGATGACACGGAGGCCTGGGGCAGGCTCTACCACGGCTCCACGGCGAGACGGGTGAGCGAGCTTGAATGCTTCTCGCCCTCAAACATGGTCTGGATCGGTGCGAGCGGAGGGTTCGTCAGCAGGGACAGGTGGGATTTCCTGCAGAATTCGGGGACCGTCCAGTTCTCCATGGCCGATATCGAATCCCTGGGCGTCGGCGAAGTGGTCCGCCGGGCGGCGGCCATCGCTTCCGCCGGCTGCGATTCAGTGTACGTCACCATCGATATCGACGTGGTGGACCATGCTTTTGCCCCGGGGACGGGGTCCTATGTCTACGGAGGCATTACGTCCTTCCAGTTCCTTCAGCTTATGGACGCTCTCCGCACGGTGCCCGCCGGGGCCGTGGACCTGGTGGAAGTCGCCCCACCCCTGGACCCGACGGGAACCACGTCCCGCCTTGCGGCCACGGGTCTCATCCGGTTTCTTCTTCCCCGGCTCTCGGGGCGGTGACCGGAAAGGAAGAGTGGAGTATAATAGGCTCATTCGCATCGGGGGAGTCCGAAAAGGACTGAGAGGGGGCATCGCCGCCCCGACCCCTGGAACCTGATCCGGGTCATGCCGGCGAAGGGAAGGTGCCCGCTTCAAGGACATTCCTCCGATGCATATCTGCAAAGGAGGATTTTTTTATGGCCGGTGATAAAAACAGGATTCTTGTGGAAGGCGCCCTCGCTGTGGCCCTTTCGGTTGTCTTTTCTGCGCTGAGACTCTGGACCATGCCCCAGGGAGGCTCCATCACCCTGGAGATGGTGCCTCTCTTCCTCTTCGCCCTGCGGAGGGGAGGAAAGGCCGGATGTTTCGCCGGCGCTGTCTCAGGTCTCATGCAGCTCATGACGGGGGGCTACGTGGTGCATCCCCTTCAGGCTGTGCTGGACTATCCGGCGGCCTTCGGCGTTCTCGGCCTGGCCGGGTTTTTCGCAGGCAGGCCCCTGGCCGGAATGGCCCTTTCGGGGCTGCTGCGGTTCGGATGCCATGTTCTCTCCGGCGTGATCTTCTTCGGCAGCTTCGCCCCCGAGGGGACCAACGTCTGGCTCTATTCCTCGGTCTACAACGGCTCGTTCCTTCTTCCCACCCTGATTGTGTCCGCCGTGCTGGTGCACCTCATTCTGCCCCGGCTTTCGGTGTTCGGGACAGGCAGGCGATAAGCCCCGCCCGGAAGAGCATCTTCCGTACCCTGGCGCTCCCGGCGGGGAGGGGAAGGGAGGCGAGTTCGTCACCTCCGGCCCATCTCCCGCCGGGAGCGTTCTCTTCCAGGCCGTCCGGAACCGGAACGATCACCACCCGGAGGGTGATGCGCCACCGGGTGAAGGAGCACCGGATCAGGCCGAAATCAGCCCCTTCGGTCCGAGAAAGCGCATGGGGCAGGAGAGGCTCCGCCGGGGGAGCTTCCCAGGGGAACTCTTCGAAGCCGGCCCAGAGTCCCCGGGAAGGGCGCTTCCGGAGATAGACTTTTCCATCCCTGAGAAGGACGAGCATGCGCCCCTCCGCCGTCTCCCCCTTTTCCCGCCTGGAAAAGACGGGCCGGAGCAGGGCGGTTCCCCGTTCGCGGGCGCGGCAGACGCCTGATAGGGGGCATTCACCGCACTTGGGCGACCGGGGGACGCAGAGGGTAGCCCCCAGCTCCATCACCGCCTGGTTGAAGTCCCCGGGGCGGTCCCGGGGAAGCATGAGGGAAAAGGCCTCCCGGACGGCTCCCTCGCCGGCGGAACGGTCCACGGGGCAGCCGAGGTCAAGAAGGCGGGAGAAGACCCGTTTCCCGTTGGCGTCTACCGCCGGAACGGGAAGGCCGAAGGCGATGCTCGCCACCGCTCCGGCTGTGTAGGGGCCTACTCCCGGAAGAGCCAGGAGTTCCTCGTAGGACTCCGGAAGCTTTCTGCCCAGGGTATCGGCGATCACCTTCGCCGCTGCCCGGAGGTTCCGTGCCCTGCCGTAATAGCCCAGTCCCTCCCATGCCTTGAGGACGTCCTCCTCGGGGGCGCGGGCAAGGGCTTCCGCCGTGGGGAAGAGGCCGGTCCACCGGAGGTAGTAGTCCGCTGCCCGGGATGTCTGGGTCTGCTGCAGCATCACCTCGGAAATCCAGATTTTGTACGGGTCAGTGGTCTCCCTCCAGGGAAAGGGACGCCGGACCCTGTCATACCAGTCCAGAAGGGCTGATGCCGCCTGCTCCGCTCCCTGCCGGGAGGTGAAGAGTTCCTTTTTCGTCATGAAATAACTCCTTCCGTGTTTCAGTGAAAAACGGTTCTCTCTGCCGTCATAGGGTACAATAACTTTCAGATCGATGCACCACCTGGGGGAGGAGAGAACCATGGCCGGAGCAGAAAAAACGGAGTATGATTTTTCCCTTTTCGGGGAGATGGACTCGTATCTCTTCCGGGAGGGGAACCATTGCCGCCTGTACGAAAAGCTCGGTGCCCACGTCGCGGAACACGGCGGGAAGCGGGGAACATATTTCGCCGTCTGGGCCCCGAACGCCGAGGAAGTGAGCGTGACAGGCACCTTCAACGGGTGGAACAGGACCGCCAACTATCTCTCTCCCCGGAAGGACAGCTCCGGCGTCTGGGAGGGCTTCATCCCGGGCGTGGAAAAAGGGGCGCTCTACAAGT is a window from the Aminivibrio pyruvatiphilus genome containing:
- a CDS encoding DUF4236 domain-containing protein, which codes for MGIRFRKTITIAPGVRINLSKSGVSATVGPRGATLGIGRGGVHANVGIPGSGIFYRKKLPIPWPGGAKKSGSAAGAPSSGAGGAPEGRNAADELNSAVQEIIDIHLRTLPPTAPLAYTPSEYGEPAPELPPSPFPLWLRGAVLAAALALTYFTWGLSFIPWALWEGYIYYARKKNHGLLLAEWEERKKAFEREEDKRAVRFEEALKLAGEKPEAALEAVISSIEWPRETHVSYQVDGTIAFLDVDLPEIEDMPPVVYGFSKRSGLTESPKSETQVRKDYARHVHGVAFLLLGEVFRAVPMVTEIVLSGYTQKVQSSTGREEDQYLFSLRVHRDQWNDINFFALADIDPVEAIGGFEIRRNMTKTGIFKTIEPFS
- a CDS encoding bifunctional helix-turn-helix transcriptional regulator/GNAT family N-acetyltransferase, with product MKDIPEQFTKQIRSFNRFYTGIIGAVNQSVLNSPFSLAEARVLYEIKHNNSPTASEINVQLGLDPGYLSRIIRRFEHDELLEKERSPLDGRAYILRLTPRGEHVLKALEKAAEQKTSDLLAPLPKVDVDTLLRSMENIRNILTSEPREVIIRPAKPGDLGIMASQHMDFYMKEYGLDSTFEYYLFEGMARFLKNREAGKGGAWVADHNGTVVGSIAIDHEDDGTAKLRWLLVHPEFRGMGLGRRLMDEVMEFCRLNLYRRIYLWTFSELREARHLYELYGFSPTEEVKHEIWGREITEERWDYLLFDPEEEEA
- a CDS encoding B12-binding domain-containing radical SAM protein; translation: MSDLSSFFRKMTGAVVLGVNPPVHDFTFFDLWAKPLGLLFLLDLLRRQGNTVFLADCIFEGRTGDLSFGRNAVRKTEIPKPACLAGIPRRYHRFGLGEEDFRVLLESCPAPDYILVTSMMTYWYGGVFSCIQTLREVFPGIPVILGGVYARLCPDHAKLSGADMIQTEPLDLDFSLPATDLYLGLRYGVLATTFGCPFRCEYCASRLLEPSCRRRDPALVLEDAARQLSSGEVRDLAFYDDALLTGKERHLYPLLETLNERYPGLGLHTPNGLHVREIDGECASVLKKSGFQTLRLSFESSDPGMQHRGSDKTSDEEYLSALASLRKAGFSDRQMETYILAGVPGQSVESVERSIRFVLEHGGNPRIAEFSPVPGTPSFEEAAATLPALRDEPLLSNKTAYSAYLAGAMSPRELQALKDMAKAGTAR
- a CDS encoding VIT1/CCC1 transporter family protein, whose amino-acid sequence is MKSVTEETRSILLEFQRTEITEHAIYSALAGRLKGPNRDLFRRIAEDEKRHASVWERYTGVSLSPDRWKVVLFVLLAMVMGITFAIKLMEKGEERAEKNYGAVKEAIPEAAEILREETEHEAALADLIDEERLRYMSSMILGLNDALVELTGALAGFTFALGSGKVVAMAGSITGIAAALSMSASEYLSQKSEEGDRKPLKAAVYTGIAYLGTVVVLVFPYMVFDSPFAALALTLLNGVGIILFFTFFMSVVRDAPFRKSFLEMLSISLGVAGISFLIGYLARLFLGVEL
- a CDS encoding MSMEG_6728 family protein — protein: MQTFLPYPDFFRSAEVLDVRRLGKQRVEAFQLLNALSPEYALRGWRNHPARIMWSAHPSALAFYGVVVCRRWTGLGYRDTCRDKILGALNIMGGDGDEERLEGRYRDALAGKGREFLPPWFGDETFHRSHRSNLLRKDPEWYGRFGWSEGPDLPYAWPVPAAEEMKRS
- a CDS encoding agmatinase family protein, with the protein product MKPFTDPAYAGIATFLRAPASAPDDLREGDIAIAGIPFDTTCGSRQGARFGPRGIREGSLHFVYQMDALNKGDKTMINAVTGETVRFPFRDAVRDLGDFTVYPADVERTSASVRDGVEEIVLKGAFPVLLGGDHYVTFPAVEGFERAWKKKKAAPKLGYIHIDSHLDLSDDTEAWGRLYHGSTARRVSELECFSPSNMVWIGASGGFVSRDRWDFLQNSGTVQFSMADIESLGVGEVVRRAAAIASAGCDSVYVTIDIDVVDHAFAPGTGSYVYGGITSFQFLQLMDALRTVPAGAVDLVEVAPPLDPTGTTSRLAATGLIRFLLPRLSGR
- the thiT gene encoding energy-coupled thiamine transporter ThiT → MAGDKNRILVEGALAVALSVVFSALRLWTMPQGGSITLEMVPLFLFALRRGGKAGCFAGAVSGLMQLMTGGYVVHPLQAVLDYPAAFGVLGLAGFFAGRPLAGMALSGLLRFGCHVLSGVIFFGSFAPEGTNVWLYSSVYNGSFLLPTLIVSAVLVHLILPRLSVFGTGRR
- a CDS encoding A/G-specific adenine glycosylase codes for the protein MTKKELFTSRQGAEQAASALLDWYDRVRRPFPWRETTDPYKIWISEVMLQQTQTSRAADYYLRWTGLFPTAEALARAPEEDVLKAWEGLGYYGRARNLRAAAKVIADTLGRKLPESYEELLALPGVGPYTAGAVASIAFGLPVPAVDANGKRVFSRLLDLGCPVDRSAGEGAVREAFSLMLPRDRPGDFNQAVMELGATLCVPRSPKCGECPLSGVCRARERGTALLRPVFSRREKGETAEGRMLVLLRDGKVYLRKRPSRGLWAGFEEFPWEAPPAEPLLPHALSRTEGADFGLIRCSFTRWRITLRVVIVPVPDGLEENAPGGRWAGGDELASLPLPAGSARVRKMLFRAGLIACLSRTPKAGAE